Proteins from a genomic interval of Ornithodoros turicata isolate Travis unplaced genomic scaffold, ASM3712646v1 Chromosome12, whole genome shotgun sequence:
- the LOC135371642 gene encoding uncharacterized protein LOC135371642, whose translation MRSGDLLLKCTSQADCEKILSTHDMLGTKIAASYHKTLNTSRGVIAVQELIDVPEEEIFTNLKEQGVTNVRKVKIRKNNEYIITRNVVLTFDKPTIPQTLKVGYLSAEVRPYIPNPLRCFRCNRFGYGADACRGSPCCARCGQTTHEAKECKETEQCVNCSGEHSAYSRSCAKWKMEKDILHIKVVSPPSSSMEVTSMDCDDDSSSERSFVSTGSTTRKHLEGGLSRISQTKNYQMPARSHLANG comes from the exons atgcGGTCCGGAGACCTCCTCCTTAAGTGCACCTCCCAGGCTGACTGCGAGAAAATTCTGAGTACACATGACATGTTGGGAACAAAGATTGCAGCTTCATACCACAAGACCTTGAACACGTCCCGAGGCGTCATTGCTGTACAAGAACTTATCGATGTTCCTGAGGAGGAAATCTTTACCAACCTGAAGGAACAAGGTGTTACAAATGTCAGGAAGGTGAAAATCAGAAAAAACAATGAATACATCATCACAAGGAATGTAGTACTGACCTTCGATAAGCCCACAATACCACAAACGCTTAAGGTGGGATACCTATCCGCAGAAGTGAGACCATACATCCCAAATCCGTTGCGCTGCTTtcggtgcaacaggtttggCTATGGTGCTGATGCGTGCAGAGGGTCGCCCTGCTGCGCTCGATGTGGCCAGACTACCCACGAAGCTAAGGAATGTAAAGAGACAGAACAGTGTGTCAACTGCTCAGGAGAGCATTCAGCCTATTCGAGGTCATGTGCAAAATGGAAAATGGAAAAAGATATACTACATATTAAG GTGGTGTCACCCCCGTCGTCTTCCATGGAGGTAACCTCTATGGATTGTGACGACGACTCGAGCTCGGAGCGCTCATTCGTGAGCACCGGCTCAACTACACGGAAACACCTGGAAGGTGGGCTATCGAGGATATCTCAGACAAAGAATTACCAGATGCCCGCAAGAAGCCACCTCGCAAACGGATAA
- the LOC135371643 gene encoding uncharacterized protein LOC135371643, whose protein sequence is MAVIDSRYRFVLIDVGGEGRQSDSGVFKASPICHHLESGTLDTPGLKKLPGSDLVTPHVFIGDDAFQLRPDFLRPYPGLGLPTENRVFNLRLSRARNCVENAFGILCARWRILLRTINLIPENADGVVKAACVLHNFLSTHNNDTVGYGDNQDVYSNITEGRWHQELEGCSVLSSLHRTHARNFSRDAAASWEAFTKYFCSPAEELSWQWARVQPQ, encoded by the exons ATGGCTGTCATAGACAGCCGCTACAGGTTTGTCCTGATTGATGTTGGCGGTGAGGGACGACAAAGTGATTCTGGGGTGTTCAAGGCATCTCCAATATGCCACCACCTTGAAAGCGGCACCTTGGACACCCCAGGGTTGAAGAAACTGCCTGGAAGCGACCTTGTTACTCCACACGTGTTTATTGGGGATGACGCGTTCCAGCTGCGACCTGATTTTCTGAGGCCCTACCCAGGCCTCGGCCTGCCTACAGAAAATAGGGTCTTCAACCTACGGTTGAGCCGTGCCAG GAACTGCGTTGAAAACGCATTCGGCATTCTCTGTGCACGGTGGAGGATCCTGTTGAGGACCATCAACTTAATACCAGAAAATGCAGATGGTGTTGTAAAGGCAGCTTGTGTGCTTCACAATTTCCTGAGCACTCACAACAATGACACTGTGGGCTATGGTGACAATCAGGATGTCTACAGCAACATTACTGAAGGAAGATGGCATCAGGAGCTGGAGGGTTGTTCAGTGTTGTCTTCTCTGCATCGCACCCATGCAAGAAACTTCAGCAGGGATGCCGCTGCAAGCTGGGAAGCATTTACTAAATACTTCTGTAGTCCAGCTGAGGAGTTGTCATGGCAGTGGGCAAGGGTACAACCACAATGA